Proteins co-encoded in one Parus major isolate Abel chromosome 17, Parus_major1.1, whole genome shotgun sequence genomic window:
- the C17H9orf78 gene encoding telomere length and silencing protein 1 homolog: protein MPGQKSFRRRREDEEEEEEDEQLAEEVRLKLEEAKEVQSLRKRPNGVSAVALLVGEKLQEEATLVDDPFKIKSGGMVDMKKLKERGKDRINEEEDLNLGTSFSAETNRRDEDADMMKYIETELKKRKGIVENEEQKVKLKNAEDSLYELPENIRVSSAKKTEEMLSNQMLSGIPEVDLGIDAKIKNIISTEEAKAKLLAEQQNKKKDSETSFVPTNMAVNYVQHNRFYHEELNAPVRRNKEEPKPRPLRVGDTERPEPERSPPNRKRPLNEKATDDYHYEKFKKMNRRY, encoded by the exons ATGCCGGGCCAGAAGTCCTTCCGCCGGCGCAgggaggacgaggaggaggaggaggaggacgagcAGCTCGCCGAGGAGGTCAG gttaAAACTTGAGGAAGCCAAAGAAGTTCAGAGCCTCAGAAAGCGGCCCAATGGGGTGAG TGCTGTAGCTCTGCTGGTGGGAGAGAAGTTGCAAGAAGAAGCCACACTTGTG GATGACCCGTTTAAGATAAAATCTGGGGGAATGGTGGACAtgaagaagctgaaagaaagagGCAAGGACAG AATTAATGAAGAAGAAGATCTGAACTTGGGAACTTCCTTCTCAGCAGAAACCAACAGGCGGGATGAGGATGCTGACAT GATGAAGTACATTGAGACTGagctgaagaagagaaagggaattgTGGAGAATGAGGAGCAGAAGGTGAAACTTAAGAATGCTGAGGACTCCCTGTATGAGCTTCCAGAGAACATCCGTGTCTCGTCTGCCAAGAAGACTGAGGAGATGTTGTCCAACCAGATGCTGAGCGGCATTCCTGAAGTGGACCTGGGAATCGA tgcaaaaataaaaaacatcatCTCAACTGAAGAGGCCAAGGCCaagctcctggcagagcagcagaacaaaaagaaagacaGCGAAACTTCCTTTGTTCCAACCAATATGGCTGTTAATTACGTCCAGCACAACAGAT tTTATCATGAGGAGCTGAATGCACCAGTGCGAAGGAACAAGGAGGAGCCAAAACCCCGTCCACTGAGAGTGGGGGACACGGAGAGGCCAGAACCTGAGC GGTCTCCTCCAAATCGCAAACGTCCCCTCAATGAAAAAGCCACAGATGATTATCACTATGAGAAGTTCAAGAAGATGAACAGGCGATACTGA
- the LOC107212115 gene encoding torsin-1B-like isoform X2, with amino-acid sequence MARSVPLLWALLPGLAALEPLSVGLAIGVASALTGYLSHPRFYCSYVECCPRAGQRLNATALKAQLDNRLFGQHLAKDVVLKAVLGFSNNPSPKKPLMLSLHGWAGTGKNFLSQILAEQVHPAGLRSKFVHLFLATLHFPHQDQVKLYKEQLQNWIRGNVSACPSSVFIFDEMDKMHPGVIDAIKPFLDYYEEVDGVSYRKAIFIFLSNAGGDLINKAALDFWTSGKRREDIQLKDLETLLSVGVFNNKNSGLWHSSIIDRNLIDYFVPFLPLEQRHVKMCVRAEMKARGYDVDEKIVQAVADEMTYFPKEQKIYSDKGCKTVQAKLDIHEDLVMRDMKARG; translated from the exons ATGGCGCGCTCGGTGCCGCTGCTGTGGGCGCTGCTGCCGGGGCTGGCGGCGCTGGAGCCGCTCAGCGTGGGCCTGGCCATCGGCGTGGCCTCGGCGCTCACCGGCTACCTGTCCCACCCCAGGTTCTACTGCAGCTACGTGGAGTGCTGCCCCCGCGCCGGGCAGCGCCTCAACGCCACCG CGCTGAAGGCGCAGCTGGACAACCGGCTCTTCGGGCAGCACCTGGCCAAGGACGTGGTGCTGAAGGCGGTGCTGGGCTTCAGCAACAACCCCAGCCCCAAGAAGCCGCTGATGCTGTCGCTGCACGGCTGGGCCGGCACCGGCAAGAACTTCCTCAGCCAGATCCTGGCGGAGCAGGTCCACCCCGCCGGCCTGCGCAGCAAGTTCGTCCATCTCTTCCTGGCCACCCTACACTTCCCCCACCAGGACCAGGTCAAGCTCTACAAG GAACAGCTGCAGAACTGGATTCGAGGCAAtgtcagtgcctgcccctcctctgtCTTCATTTTTGATGAGATGGACAAAATGCATCCAGGTGTCATTGATGCCATCAAGCCTTTCTTAGATTATTACGAGGAGGTTGATGGGGTGTCCTACAGGAAAGccatcttcatcttcctcag CAATGCGGGTGGTGATTTAATTAACAAAGCAGCTCTTGACTTCTGGACAAGTGGGAAGCGCAGGGAAGATATTCAGCTGAAAGACCTGGAGACCTTGCTCTCTGTAGGAGTCTTCAACAACAAGAATA GtgggctgtggcacagcagcatcATTGACAGGAACCTTATTGACTACTTTGTCCCTTTCCTGCCCCTGGAGCAAAGGCATGTGAAGATGTGTGTCAGGGCTGAAATGAAAGCCCGTGGCTATGATGTGGATGAGAAGATTGTTCAGGCAGTGGCTGATGAGATGACCTACTTCCCCAAGGAGCAGAAGATCTACTCTGATAAAGGCTGCAAGACTGTACAGGCCAAGTTGGATATTCACGAAGACCTTGTGATGAGAGATATGAAAGCCAGGGGTTGA
- the LOC107212114 gene encoding torsin-1A-like has translation MPAQTWRRHLSPSALAPPVPAQTWRQLLSAGSASLRTRDGGGGSGAEGRKRRPGGWVGRAMKLRRGALRAALALVLLPLLTPAVAVEPISLGIAIAGAAASALTGFISYPRLYCYFRECCLHRHDQRAAAALQETLDKKLFGQHLVSKVVVKAVRGFLNNTNAKKPLALSLHGWTGTGKNFVSKIVAESIYKRGLQSKYVHQFVATLHFPHAHSINLYKDQLQSWIRGNVSICPRSLFIFDEMDKMHAGLIDSIKPFLDYYELLDGVSYRKAIFIFLSNAGAEKITEVALDFWRNGRTREDIQLTDIQNALSVSVFNNKNSGFWHSTLIDRNLIDYFIPFLPLEYKHVKMCVRVEIELRGYTVDEDIVSRIADEMTYFPREERIYSDKGCKTVDAKLDYYYDF, from the exons ATGCCGGCCCAAACATGGCGGCGGCACCTCAGCCCCTCAGCGCTGGCCCCGCCCGTTCCCGCCCAAACATGGCGGCAGCTCCTCAGCGCCGGCTCCGCCTCTCTCCGCACCCGCGATGGCGGCGGCGGAAGCGGCGCCGAGGGGCGGAAGAGGCGGCCGGGCGGCTGGGTCGGGCGGGCGATGAAGCTGCGGCGGGGCGCGCTGCGGGCGGCCCTGGCGTTGGTGTTGCTGCCGCTCCTCACGCCGGCCGTAGCCGTGGAGCCCATCAGCCTGGGAATCGCCATCGCGGGCGCCGCTGCCTCGGCCCTCACCGGCTTCATCTCCTACCCGCGGCTCTACTGCTACTTCAGGGAGTGCTGCTTGCACCGGCACGACCAGCGCGCCGCCGCCG CTCTACAGGAGACTTTGGACAAGAAGCTGTTCGGGCAGCACCTGGTGAGCAAGGTGGTTGTAAAAGCCGTGAGGGGCTTCTTGAACAACACCAACGCCAAAAAGCCTCTCGCTCTTTCCTTGCACGGGTGGACTGGAACAGGCAAAAACTTTGTCAGTAAGATCGTCGCTGAAAGCATTTATAAAAGAGGTCTGCAGAGTAAATATGTCCATCAGTTCGTGGCAACCTTACACTTTCCTCACGCTCACAGCATCAATCTCTACAAG GACCAGTTGCAGTCGTGGATTCGGGGAAATGTGAGCATCTGTCCCCGGTCACTCTTTATATTTGATGAAATGGATAAAATGCACGCAGGACTCATTGACTCAATCAAGCCTTTCCTGGACTACTATGAGCTGCTGGATGGGGTGTCCTACAGAAAAGccatcttcatcttcctcag CAATGCAGGAGCTGAAAAGATAACAGAGGTAGCACTAGATTTCTGGAGAAATGGGAGGACAAGGGAAGATATCCAGCTCACAGATATCCAAAATGCACTCTCTGTGTCTGTcttcaacaacaaaaata GTGGATTTTGGCACAGCACCTTGATTGACAGAAACCTCATTGActactttattcctttcctgCCTCTGGAATACAAACATGTGAAAATGTGTGTCAGGGTTGAGATTGAGTTGCGTGGCTACACTGTGGATGAAGACATTGTGAGCAGGATAGCTGATGAAATGACTTACTTTCCCAGAGAGGAGAGAATCTATTCAGATAAAGGATGTAAAACTGTGGATGCAAAGCTGGATTATTATTATGACTTCTAA
- the LOC107212115 gene encoding torsin-1B-like isoform X3 → MKLLKATVIFVLVPTLTPALALEPLSVGLAIGVASALTGYLSHPRFYCSYVECCPRAGQRLNATALKAQLDNRLFGQHLAKDVVLKAVLGFSNNPSPKKPLMLSLHGWAGTGKNFLSQILAEQVHPAGLRSKFVHLFLATLHFPHQDQVKLYKEQLQNWIRGNVSACPSSVFIFDEMDKMHPGVIDAIKPFLDYYEEVDGVSYRKAIFIFLSNAGGDLINKAALDFWTSGKRREDIQLKDLETLLSVGVFNNKNSGLWHSSIIDRNLIDYFVPFLPLEQRHVKMCVRAEMKARGYDVDEKIVQAVADEMTYFPKEQKIYSDKGCKTVQAKLDIHEDLVMRDMKARG, encoded by the exons GGCGCTGGAGCCGCTCAGCGTGGGCCTGGCCATCGGCGTGGCCTCGGCGCTCACCGGCTACCTGTCCCACCCCAGGTTCTACTGCAGCTACGTGGAGTGCTGCCCCCGCGCCGGGCAGCGCCTCAACGCCACCG CGCTGAAGGCGCAGCTGGACAACCGGCTCTTCGGGCAGCACCTGGCCAAGGACGTGGTGCTGAAGGCGGTGCTGGGCTTCAGCAACAACCCCAGCCCCAAGAAGCCGCTGATGCTGTCGCTGCACGGCTGGGCCGGCACCGGCAAGAACTTCCTCAGCCAGATCCTGGCGGAGCAGGTCCACCCCGCCGGCCTGCGCAGCAAGTTCGTCCATCTCTTCCTGGCCACCCTACACTTCCCCCACCAGGACCAGGTCAAGCTCTACAAG GAACAGCTGCAGAACTGGATTCGAGGCAAtgtcagtgcctgcccctcctctgtCTTCATTTTTGATGAGATGGACAAAATGCATCCAGGTGTCATTGATGCCATCAAGCCTTTCTTAGATTATTACGAGGAGGTTGATGGGGTGTCCTACAGGAAAGccatcttcatcttcctcag CAATGCGGGTGGTGATTTAATTAACAAAGCAGCTCTTGACTTCTGGACAAGTGGGAAGCGCAGGGAAGATATTCAGCTGAAAGACCTGGAGACCTTGCTCTCTGTAGGAGTCTTCAACAACAAGAATA GtgggctgtggcacagcagcatcATTGACAGGAACCTTATTGACTACTTTGTCCCTTTCCTGCCCCTGGAGCAAAGGCATGTGAAGATGTGTGTCAGGGCTGAAATGAAAGCCCGTGGCTATGATGTGGATGAGAAGATTGTTCAGGCAGTGGCTGATGAGATGACCTACTTCCCCAAGGAGCAGAAGATCTACTCTGATAAAGGCTGCAAGACTGTACAGGCCAAGTTGGATATTCACGAAGACCTTGTGATGAGAGATATGAAAGCCAGGGGTTGA